In a genomic window of Flavobacterium crassostreae:
- a CDS encoding Crp/Fnr family transcriptional regulator, whose protein sequence is MTLENIVKQIKTYYTFSETELEIIQSKFQYNIFKTKEFILNKGQVATHIHFIEVGLVRVFYLKNAKEITTYLSSDNGFVSSYSSFINQKKSYESIQCLESTETFSISYKDMQELYKIVPQWQRIGRYLAEQNVICLADRLLSLQSISAKEKYDNFLKTAPSKIVKRTPLIHVASYLGITPESLSRLRKLKY, encoded by the coding sequence ATGACACTAGAAAATATCGTTAAACAAATTAAAACCTATTATACGTTTTCAGAAACTGAGCTAGAAATTATCCAATCAAAGTTTCAGTACAATATCTTTAAAACAAAAGAATTTATACTTAACAAAGGACAAGTAGCAACTCATATACACTTTATTGAAGTAGGTCTAGTAAGGGTTTTTTATCTAAAGAATGCTAAAGAAATAACAACCTACCTATCTAGTGATAATGGCTTTGTTTCATCCTACTCAAGTTTTATAAATCAAAAAAAATCATATGAGAGTATCCAGTGTTTAGAAAGTACAGAAACATTCTCTATCAGTTACAAAGATATGCAGGAACTATACAAGATTGTTCCTCAATGGCAAAGAATAGGACGCTATTTAGCAGAGCAAAACGTAATTTGCTTGGCGGATAGGCTTTTAAGTTTACAATCCATATCTGCAAAGGAAAAATATGATAACTTTTTAAAAACTGCACCTAGCAAAATTGTAAAACGGACTCCCTTAATTCATGTTGCTTCTTATTTAGGAATTACCCCAGAATCACTTAGTCGATTACGAAAATTAAAATATTAA
- a CDS encoding MBL fold metallo-hydrolase, protein MKEITKNVFQIPLMPRNSINCYVIDDILVDSGIKSSANKILNSIKNIDITKHVLTHAHADHQGSSEFICTTLNIPLWTSALEKDNAETGNVTSEYANKEHPIARFQQHFWAGKGHKVSRILKEGDSVGSFTVIETPGHSMGHISFFRERDKVLIIGDTLVNMNLVTTIVGLKQPPSLFTTNKKINRESIQKIHDLKPKIICFGHGPVLYNKGELDTFMHTLNATTP, encoded by the coding sequence ATGAAAGAAATAACAAAAAATGTATTCCAAATTCCGCTGATGCCCAGAAATAGTATTAATTGCTATGTTATTGATGATATACTTGTTGATTCAGGAATTAAAAGTTCGGCAAATAAAATACTAAATTCAATAAAAAATATTGATATTACCAAACATGTTTTAACGCATGCCCATGCCGACCATCAAGGAAGTAGTGAGTTTATATGTACTACCTTAAATATACCTCTTTGGACCTCTGCCCTTGAAAAAGACAATGCAGAAACCGGAAACGTTACTTCAGAATATGCTAACAAAGAGCATCCAATAGCACGATTTCAACAGCACTTTTGGGCAGGAAAAGGTCATAAAGTTTCTCGTATTCTTAAAGAAGGGGACAGTGTAGGTAGCTTTACTGTTATTGAAACTCCAGGTCACTCCATGGGGCATATTTCTTTTTTCAGAGAAAGAGATAAAGTCTTAATTATTGGAGACACCCTAGTAAACATGAATTTAGTAACCACAATTGTTGGGTTAAAACAACCTCCAAGTCTATTTACAACAAATAAAAAGATTAATAGAGAATCTATTCAAAAAATACATGACTTAAAACCAAAGATTATTTGTTTTGGACACGGGCCAGTTTTATACAACAAAGGAGAGTTAGATACATTTATGCATACACTAAATGCAACAACTCCTTGA
- a CDS encoding aminotransferase class I/II-fold pyridoxal phosphate-dependent enzyme: MVKDLFERIQNNKGPLGKWASQAEGYFVFPKLEGELGPRMQFGGKNILNWSLNDYLGLANHPEVRQADTDAAIQFGAAYPMGARMMSGHTKYHEQLEQELAAFVMKESAYLLNFGYQGMVSIIDALVTKNDIIVYDVDSHACIIDGVRLHMGKRFTYKHNDLESMEKNLQRATKMATETGGGILFITEGVFGMRGQQGKLKEIVAMKQKYNFRLLVDDAHGFGTLGKTGAGAGEEQDVQDDIDVYFSTFAKSMANIGAFVAADKEIIDYLKYNLRSQMFAKALPMIQTIGSLKRLELLRNHPELKQKLWENVNALQNGLRSRNFNIGDTNTCITPVYLEGSVPEAMVMVNDLRENYGIFLSIVIYPVIPKGIILLRMIPTASHTLSDIEETLVAFEAIREKLENGTYKEIAAKTKVDLDA; encoded by the coding sequence ATGGTAAAGGATTTATTCGAAAGAATTCAAAACAATAAAGGTCCTCTAGGAAAATGGGCTTCGCAGGCAGAAGGGTATTTTGTTTTTCCTAAATTAGAAGGAGAATTGGGACCAAGAATGCAGTTTGGCGGAAAAAATATTTTGAACTGGAGTTTGAATGACTATTTAGGTTTGGCAAATCATCCTGAGGTGAGACAAGCCGATACGGATGCAGCGATTCAGTTTGGAGCTGCTTACCCAATGGGTGCTCGTATGATGAGTGGGCACACCAAATACCATGAGCAATTGGAGCAAGAATTGGCTGCTTTTGTGATGAAAGAATCTGCTTATTTATTGAATTTTGGTTACCAAGGGATGGTGTCTATTATTGATGCTTTGGTTACTAAAAATGATATTATTGTTTATGATGTGGACTCGCATGCGTGTATTATTGACGGGGTGCGTTTGCATATGGGTAAACGTTTTACGTATAAACACAATGATTTAGAGAGTATGGAAAAAAACCTGCAACGTGCCACTAAAATGGCTACCGAAACAGGGGGTGGTATTTTGTTTATTACCGAAGGGGTTTTTGGTATGCGTGGCCAACAAGGAAAATTGAAAGAGATAGTTGCTATGAAGCAAAAATACAATTTCCGTTTGTTGGTGGATGATGCACATGGTTTTGGTACTTTGGGTAAAACTGGAGCTGGAGCAGGTGAGGAGCAGGATGTACAAGATGATATTGATGTTTATTTTTCTACGTTTGCTAAGTCTATGGCCAATATTGGTGCTTTTGTGGCGGCAGATAAAGAAATTATTGATTATTTGAAATACAACTTGCGTTCGCAAATGTTTGCTAAGGCGTTGCCAATGATCCAAACTATTGGTTCTTTAAAGCGTTTGGAATTGTTGCGTAACCACCCAGAATTGAAACAAAAATTATGGGAAAATGTGAATGCATTGCAAAATGGTTTGCGTTCTAGAAATTTTAATATTGGAGACACCAATACGTGTATTACTCCTGTTTATTTAGAGGGAAGTGTGCCTGAGGCTATGGTTATGGTGAATGATTTGAGAGAAAACTATGGTATTTTCTTGTCTATTGTGATTTATCCTGTGATCCCTAAGGGAATAATTTTGTTACGAATGATTCCTACGGCTTCTCATACTTTATCGGATATTGAGGAAACTCTTGTTGCTTTTGAAGCGATTCGTGAAAAATTAGAGAATGGTACTTATAAAGAAATTGCAGCCAAAACTAAAGTTGATTTGGATGCGTAA